A genomic stretch from Prochlorococcus marinus str. MIT 9312 includes:
- the rpsT gene encoding 30S ribosomal protein S20, whose translation MANNKSAKKRIKIAERNRLINKSYKSTVRTLTKKTLENCEKYKKDPNDENKDLVKTSLNKAFSLIDKAVKKNVLHKNNGANRKSKINNLVKTTLATQ comes from the coding sequence GTGGCCAATAACAAATCAGCAAAAAAGAGAATAAAAATTGCAGAAAGAAATCGTTTAATTAATAAATCATATAAATCTACAGTAAGAACATTGACTAAAAAAACCTTAGAGAATTGCGAAAAATATAAAAAAGACCCCAATGATGAGAATAAAGATTTAGTGAAAACAAGTCTTAATAAGGCTTTTAGTTTAATTGATAAGGCGGTTAAGAAAAATGTACTTCATAAGAATAATGGGGCTAACAGAAAATCAAAAATTAACAATTTAGTAAAAACTACTCTTGCCACACAGTAA